A window of Selenomonas ruminantium subsp. lactilytica TAM6421 contains these coding sequences:
- a CDS encoding WG repeat-containing protein — protein sequence MNVWKISLSVAVTACILVSGAGLLHAEPLAVVQEHNLCGVIDGTGNFRVPLGYERIVPWKNGGLIVKKGEFCGVLGQDGKEIVPIHYINILIPDHGKTYLVENDEAHWGAYSSEGKEILPVCYDEITAVAQGNDYFGVRKGIDWQFVRADGSPVSTEVFAYIGEFSEGMTVIKQQNKWGYANTRGEIVLSPQYEGAKNFSGDLAAVKSQGKWGFIDQQGIMKIQPQYSEVYAGFAEGLAAVQSPKGKGYIDKHGNLLLPRESRYLGQFKEGVAEIHEVKKKLDVWRTLAYGASVALGSIGLPPKNALKSNEKRGYIDRQGREVVPTTYDEVVPFSDGMALVRKDKKWGAVSRDGKMSIRPQYLAMRPFGEGVAAVRTDSSWQLIDKNGKLLRKLTADVTDAGVMSKGLLPVCLGGKWGYMNQEGEMVIAPNFAQAGSFVET from the coding sequence ATGAACGTGTGGAAAATAAGCCTGTCTGTGGCAGTGACCGCGTGTATTTTGGTCAGCGGAGCCGGTCTGCTGCATGCGGAACCTCTGGCTGTGGTACAGGAACATAATCTATGTGGTGTGATTGATGGAACGGGGAATTTTCGTGTGCCCCTTGGCTATGAGCGGATCGTGCCCTGGAAAAATGGTGGCCTGATCGTAAAGAAGGGGGAGTTCTGTGGTGTATTGGGACAGGACGGCAAAGAGATTGTCCCAATACATTATATCAACATCCTCATTCCGGATCATGGGAAAACGTATCTGGTGGAAAACGATGAAGCTCATTGGGGGGCATACAGCAGCGAGGGGAAAGAGATCCTGCCGGTCTGCTATGATGAGATCACCGCGGTGGCGCAGGGAAATGACTACTTCGGTGTCCGCAAGGGAATTGATTGGCAGTTTGTCCGCGCGGATGGTTCCCCAGTGAGCACAGAAGTATTTGCTTATATCGGCGAGTTCAGCGAAGGGATGACTGTCATAAAGCAACAGAATAAGTGGGGCTATGCCAATACAAGAGGCGAAATCGTATTGAGCCCGCAATATGAGGGCGCCAAAAACTTTTCCGGCGACTTGGCTGCGGTGAAGAGCCAGGGAAAATGGGGTTTTATTGACCAGCAGGGCATCATGAAGATCCAGCCGCAATACAGTGAAGTGTATGCCGGTTTTGCCGAAGGGCTGGCGGCTGTGCAATCACCGAAGGGCAAGGGCTATATAGACAAGCATGGCAATCTGTTGCTGCCGCGGGAGTCGCGTTATCTCGGCCAATTCAAAGAGGGCGTGGCAGAGATCCATGAAGTGAAGAAAAAGCTGGATGTATGGCGGACATTGGCTTATGGAGCGAGCGTAGCCCTGGGCAGCATCGGTCTGCCACCGAAGAATGCCTTGAAGAGTAACGAGAAGCGCGGTTATATCGATCGGCAGGGCAGGGAAGTCGTTCCCACCACTTATGATGAAGTCGTGCCTTTTTCTGATGGCATGGCACTGGTACGTAAAGATAAGAAATGGGGCGCTGTGAGCAGGGATGGCAAAATGAGCATCCGCCCGCAATACCTGGCTATGCGGCCTTTTGGTGAAGGCGTGGCGGCTGTGCGTACAGACAGCAGCTGGCAGCTGATCGACAAGAACGGGAAACTGCTACGAAAACTGACGGCGGACGTCACAGATGCCGGTGTTATGTCCAAAGGTCTTTTGCCCGTTTGCCTTGGGGGAAAATGGGGTTATATGAACCAGGAGGGCGAAATGGTTATCGCACCTAATTTTGCACAGGCAGGCAGTTTCGTGGAGACATAA
- a CDS encoding site-2 protease family protein, translating to MFDFNPMTIIAGLPGLIIAMVIHEYAHAQVAVWLGDFTPRLMGRLTLNPKAHIDPIGMLMLFLVHFGWAKPVQINPRNFKNPQRDDILVSLAGPMANFVTAFLALVALLVFDRMGGDMTTGVYMVFRLIIEYNIGFGIFNLIPLPPLDGSHVLMQLLPRDMAYKLAGLERYSFLILIVLLMTPVLSMILIPCRNLIWQIFRLLLSPFI from the coding sequence ATGTTTGATTTCAATCCAATGACAATTATTGCAGGCCTGCCAGGGCTGATCATCGCCATGGTCATCCATGAGTATGCCCATGCCCAGGTGGCTGTCTGGTTAGGCGATTTCACACCGCGGCTCATGGGGCGGTTGACGCTGAACCCCAAAGCGCATATCGATCCGATTGGTATGCTGATGCTGTTTTTGGTGCATTTTGGTTGGGCTAAGCCTGTGCAGATCAATCCTCGTAACTTTAAAAATCCCCAGCGGGATGATATTTTGGTGTCGCTGGCCGGCCCCATGGCTAATTTTGTCACGGCTTTTCTGGCCTTGGTGGCGCTGCTGGTGTTTGACCGTATGGGCGGCGATATGACGACCGGCGTCTATATGGTCTTCCGTTTGATTATCGAGTATAATATCGGCTTTGGCATCTTCAACCTGATTCCGCTGCCGCCTCTTGATGGTTCCCATGTACTCATGCAGCTGCTGCCCCGGGATATGGCCTACAAACTGGCAGGTTTGGAGCGCTATAGCTTCCTTATCCTGATCGTGCTGCTGATGACACCGGTGCTCAGCATGATCCTGATTCCCTGCCGCAATCTGATCTGGCAGATTTTCCGTTTATTGTTGAGTCCCTTTATCTGA
- a CDS encoding NUDIX domain-containing protein: MAVTDKDLDKELVEEKISSEDIFDGNLLHVKRDTVKLPSGNEATREWIKHPGASAVIPVTEDGQVILVKQYRYPIGRITLEIPAGKLDAPDEDPLYCATRELSEETGYEADSITKLTTVATTVGFSNEYIHIYAAEGLKAGKQHTDEDEFINVVKMPLEKAVELVLNGEIYDAKSVTAILMLERSRREK, encoded by the coding sequence ATGGCAGTGACAGACAAGGATTTAGACAAAGAGTTGGTTGAAGAAAAAATCAGCAGCGAAGATATTTTTGATGGCAATCTGCTTCATGTGAAGCGTGATACGGTGAAATTGCCCAGCGGCAATGAAGCCACGCGGGAGTGGATCAAGCATCCCGGCGCTTCGGCCGTGATTCCTGTGACGGAGGATGGCCAGGTTATCCTGGTGAAGCAATACCGTTATCCGATCGGCCGCATCACGCTGGAGATTCCGGCGGGCAAGCTCGATGCGCCGGATGAAGATCCGCTCTACTGTGCAACCCGGGAACTGTCGGAGGAGACGGGCTATGAAGCGGACAGCATCACGAAACTGACGACCGTGGCAACGACGGTTGGTTTTTCCAATGAATACATCCATATCTATGCGGCAGAAGGGCTCAAAGCTGGCAAGCAGCATACGGACGAGGATGAGTTCATCAATGTGGTGAAGATGCCGCTGGAGAAAGCCGTGGAGCTGGTACTGAACGGCGAGATTTATGATGCTAAGTCGGTGACGGCAATTCTGATGCTGGAACGCAGCCGGAGGGAGAAATAA
- a CDS encoding MATE family efflux transporter, producing MQRNGILVWQKYREYLGSTMGFIVSLYLAAIVDGILVSQLLGPAAFAAINLTMPVYYARNIIFFLFVDGGATLAAQFIGSRNWAACDKVFTLSIGWGTIALLLLGLGGSILAEPLAHWLAGDSSLSGMVQAYLVPLWLTGPLLILTNGVAAYLRLEGEHKLAIAIPVVANLCNLIFDYIFMAVLDWGIAGAGWATGAGYACSLLLLLPYRQRSERAWHFVSLTAADKLLLRQLMAVGLPMSIIPLGLVVRYFAINSMAVDYMGDMGALTVSLCNAAQLYALMFADGSSTALSNVCGALYGEMDKEGTIQVLRRALHLTFGLCLLAFTLIVCFPAEFMGFYGVATERITPELILDLRISLLYMLVLAHVFILRAFYQATRQERAATVFSLLEGVVLVVLLFYGMSRFSYTLMWSAPALAALLSLGWLIIHMRRKAREQGINSFLMLQADTDVWEISIPATVEAATQAAQAAEDFCGRHAGLLDSRQAYAAQLTIEELCVNIANYDNRGENGHIDVFLRLQEQAILVKVRDAGKPFNPVKFLDEHGEEFSGLLMVQKLTSKIEYVRILGFNTTIVTIGKRRG from the coding sequence ATGCAGCGCAATGGGATATTGGTATGGCAGAAGTATCGGGAATATCTGGGTTCGACGATGGGGTTCATCGTATCGTTGTATCTGGCCGCTATCGTCGATGGCATTCTGGTGAGCCAGCTGCTGGGACCGGCGGCCTTTGCGGCGATCAACCTGACTATGCCCGTTTACTATGCCCGGAATATTATCTTCTTTCTCTTTGTGGACGGAGGCGCAACCTTGGCCGCGCAGTTCATCGGTTCCCGGAACTGGGCTGCCTGTGACAAGGTATTCACGCTTTCCATTGGCTGGGGAACGATTGCGTTGTTGCTGTTGGGGCTTGGCGGCTCGATCCTTGCTGAACCCTTGGCGCATTGGCTGGCAGGGGATAGTTCTCTGTCTGGCATGGTGCAGGCTTATCTGGTGCCCTTGTGGCTCACGGGGCCATTGCTCATTCTGACCAATGGCGTAGCGGCGTATTTGCGGCTGGAAGGTGAACACAAGCTGGCTATTGCCATCCCCGTGGTGGCCAACCTCTGCAATCTGATCTTTGACTATATCTTTATGGCTGTACTGGACTGGGGGATTGCTGGTGCAGGCTGGGCTACAGGCGCAGGCTATGCCTGTTCGCTGTTGCTTTTGCTGCCCTATCGACAGCGGTCAGAGCGGGCATGGCATTTCGTATCCCTGACGGCTGCGGACAAGCTGCTTTTGCGGCAGCTGATGGCTGTCGGTCTGCCCATGTCCATCATTCCCCTGGGGCTGGTAGTGCGTTATTTTGCCATCAACAGCATGGCCGTGGATTATATGGGGGATATGGGCGCTTTGACGGTGTCTTTGTGCAATGCTGCCCAGCTTTATGCCCTGATGTTTGCCGATGGTTCCAGCACGGCGCTGTCCAATGTCTGCGGCGCCCTTTATGGGGAAATGGACAAGGAGGGAACCATCCAGGTACTGCGCAGGGCTCTGCACCTGACTTTTGGCTTGTGTCTTTTGGCGTTTACCCTGATTGTTTGCTTTCCGGCAGAGTTTATGGGCTTTTATGGTGTGGCAACGGAACGCATTACGCCGGAACTCATCCTGGATCTGCGCATAAGCCTGCTTTATATGCTGGTGCTGGCACATGTGTTCATCCTGCGGGCGTTTTATCAAGCCACGCGGCAGGAGCGGGCGGCAACCGTGTTTTCCCTGCTGGAAGGCGTGGTGTTGGTGGTGCTCTTGTTCTATGGGATGTCAAGGTTCAGCTATACGCTGATGTGGAGTGCGCCGGCTTTGGCAGCATTGCTTTCTTTGGGCTGGCTGATCATTCATATGCGGCGTAAAGCCAGGGAACAGGGGATAAACAGTTTCCTGATGCTGCAGGCAGATACTGATGTTTGGGAAATAAGCATTCCGGCTACGGTGGAGGCAGCTACCCAGGCTGCGCAGGCTGCAGAGGATTTTTGCGGGCGGCATGCAGGTCTGTTGGATTCCCGTCAGGCCTATGCGGCCCAATTGACCATAGAGGAATTATGCGTCAACATCGCGAATTATGACAATAGGGGTGAAAATGGCCATATCGATGTGTTCCTGCGTCTGCAGGAGCAGGCAATCCTGGTCAAGGTAAGGGATGCCGGCAAGCCCTTCAATCCAGTGAAGTTTCTGGATGAGCATGGTGAAGAATTTTCTGGTTTGTTGATGGTGCAGAAGCTTACTTCCAAGATCGAATATGTACGTATCTTAGGTTTCAATACCACTATTGTCACAATTGGAAAGCGAAGGGGATGA
- a CDS encoding SpoIIE family protein phosphatase, producing the protein MKRRSIRQQVQRLVLLCSVVSVLLLGAMALLGMLGARENSLRDGREMGEEAALTVSNTLKQNAEAHLQVFAGEKASQIALELQRIADRTELVRREISWLRSHAGELTPRSISEPRRENAGKLAAQLEYAADVNKEALAEEIGLTANLQDLMLQVAAQNGEGTAISVASKNGFTISVDADSAARFANDASNTPLTFNATSRPWYRLAQNQGKLTFTEVYSDSFSGGLRIACTMPYEVNGEFAGVVAMSTYLENISQLVLNAQTDTCFVLDDNGHILFYKDENNMIKDVDSKQDLRTLDNAGMAEAIKAMTQGEKGARNVIINGKEYYLAFAPIKQVGWSFAAAIDADEVLKTEEQAREDVLAIARKNVGNMNSYMTLIMLAMAVVILVIIAGVTWQGRRMGNRFVHPIMELSDGVREIASGNLDKKLEINTGDEIEHLSKCFNAMTDELQSYMKNLTKVTAEKERIATELNVATNIQESMLPNIFPPFPDRSDFDIYATMHAAKEVGGDFYDFYMLDENHVVITIADVSGKGVPSALFMVISKTILKNFALTMTGENDLAAVVSCTNDQLCQNNDAMMFVTAFVGMLDVKTGKFVYVNAGHNPPLLYRHKEQKFTYLQVKRNFVMGGMEEMDYQGQELMLEPGDKLFLYTDGVTEALSEKEELFGEERLQTCLNASAAKPIKDLMADVNKSLSQHVGQAEQSDDITMLALVYNGQTESLPKEV; encoded by the coding sequence ATGAAAAGACGCAGTATCCGCCAGCAGGTACAGAGGCTGGTGCTTTTGTGCAGTGTAGTATCTGTACTGCTTCTGGGGGCCATGGCTTTGCTGGGCATGTTGGGCGCCCGGGAAAATTCCCTGCGTGATGGACGGGAAATGGGGGAAGAGGCGGCCCTTACGGTCAGCAATACATTGAAACAGAATGCTGAGGCACATCTGCAGGTTTTTGCCGGAGAAAAAGCCAGCCAGATTGCCCTGGAACTGCAGCGCATTGCTGACCGTACGGAACTCGTGAGACGGGAAATCAGCTGGCTGCGCAGTCATGCGGGAGAACTTACGCCGCGCAGCATCAGCGAACCGCGCCGGGAAAACGCCGGCAAACTGGCAGCGCAGCTGGAATATGCGGCAGATGTCAACAAGGAAGCACTAGCTGAGGAAATCGGCCTGACGGCTAATCTGCAGGATCTCATGCTGCAGGTCGCGGCACAAAATGGCGAGGGAACGGCGATCAGCGTGGCCTCGAAGAATGGTTTCACGATTTCCGTGGATGCGGATTCCGCCGCCCGCTTTGCCAATGATGCGTCCAATACCCCCTTGACCTTCAATGCCACGAGCCGTCCCTGGTACCGGCTGGCGCAGAACCAGGGAAAGCTGACCTTTACGGAAGTCTATTCGGACAGTTTCAGCGGCGGCTTGCGTATTGCCTGCACCATGCCTTATGAGGTGAATGGCGAATTTGCCGGTGTGGTAGCCATGTCCACTTATCTGGAGAATATCAGTCAGCTGGTGCTCAATGCGCAGACCGACACATGTTTTGTATTGGATGATAATGGTCATATCCTGTTCTACAAGGATGAGAACAATATGATCAAAGATGTGGATTCCAAGCAGGATCTGCGCACTTTGGATAATGCAGGGATGGCGGAAGCGATAAAGGCGATGACGCAGGGAGAAAAGGGCGCCCGCAACGTGATCATCAATGGCAAGGAATATTATCTGGCTTTTGCTCCGATCAAGCAGGTGGGCTGGAGTTTTGCCGCTGCCATTGATGCGGATGAGGTATTGAAGACCGAGGAACAGGCGCGGGAGGATGTGCTGGCGATTGCCCGGAAAAACGTAGGCAATATGAATTCCTATATGACGCTGATCATGCTGGCCATGGCGGTGGTGATCCTGGTGATCATTGCTGGTGTGACCTGGCAGGGCAGACGTATGGGGAACCGCTTCGTCCATCCCATCATGGAGCTTTCCGATGGTGTGCGGGAGATCGCCAGCGGCAATCTGGACAAGAAGCTGGAAATCAATACCGGTGATGAGATCGAGCATCTGTCCAAATGCTTCAACGCCATGACCGATGAATTGCAGTCGTATATGAAAAATCTCACCAAAGTGACGGCAGAAAAAGAGCGCATTGCTACGGAGCTCAATGTAGCCACCAATATCCAGGAGAGCATGCTGCCGAATATCTTCCCGCCTTTCCCTGATCGGTCGGACTTTGATATTTACGCCACCATGCATGCGGCCAAGGAAGTGGGCGGTGATTTCTATGATTTCTACATGCTCGATGAGAATCATGTGGTCATCACTATCGCCGATGTGTCAGGCAAGGGAGTTCCCTCAGCGCTCTTCATGGTGATATCCAAGACCATCCTGAAAAACTTTGCCCTGACCATGACGGGCGAAAATGACTTGGCGGCGGTGGTGTCCTGCACCAATGACCAGCTCTGTCAGAACAACGATGCCATGATGTTTGTTACGGCTTTTGTGGGGATGCTCGATGTCAAAACGGGGAAATTTGTCTATGTAAACGCGGGGCATAATCCCCCCTTGCTCTATCGTCATAAAGAGCAGAAATTCACCTATTTGCAGGTCAAACGGAATTTCGTCATGGGTGGCATGGAAGAGATGGATTATCAGGGACAGGAACTGATGCTGGAACCTGGTGATAAGTTGTTCCTGTACACGGATGGCGTCACGGAGGCATTAAGTGAAAAAGAGGAACTGTTTGGAGAGGAACGTCTGCAAACGTGTTTGAATGCGTCTGCTGCTAAACCCATCAAGGATCTGATGGCTGATGTCAATAAATCTTTGTCGCAGCATGTCGGTCAGGCAGAACAGTCAGATGATATCACCATGCTGGCGCTGGTCTATAATGGTCAGACGGAATCGTTGCCGAAGGAGGTGTAA
- a CDS encoding STAS domain-containing protein, whose amino-acid sequence MEIKKEQAGTALTIILTGRLDAVSAPELDKVVQNELAGITELTFDFKELVYVASAGLRVLLLAQKRMKKQGTMKLIHVNPDVKDVLEMTGFIDFLTIEE is encoded by the coding sequence ATGGAAATCAAAAAAGAACAAGCAGGCACGGCTTTGACTATTATTTTGACTGGTCGTTTGGACGCAGTTTCGGCGCCGGAACTGGATAAAGTCGTGCAGAATGAGTTGGCGGGCATCACGGAACTGACATTTGATTTCAAGGAACTCGTATATGTGGCATCGGCAGGCCTGCGGGTACTGCTGCTGGCACAGAAGCGCATGAAGAAGCAGGGAACGATGAAGCTTATCCATGTGAATCCCGATGTGAAGGATGTGCTGGAAATGACAGGCTTTATCGATTTTCTGACCATCGAGGAATGA
- a CDS encoding ATP-binding protein — protein MSQTREISLDATVENLPQVNAFVETFLIELSAAPKAQMQIELAVEEIFVNIAHYAYGGQVGQAVVQGKVLSEPAGLELVFIDQGQPYDPLAREEPDIDQCVEERAVGGLGIYLVKKNMDEVHYDYQQGKNILTLRKYF, from the coding sequence ATGTCACAAACAAGGGAGATCAGCCTTGACGCTACCGTAGAGAATCTGCCCCAGGTCAATGCATTCGTGGAAACCTTTTTGATTGAACTGTCCGCTGCACCGAAAGCACAGATGCAGATCGAACTGGCGGTAGAGGAAATTTTTGTCAACATTGCCCATTATGCCTATGGCGGGCAGGTCGGGCAGGCTGTTGTGCAAGGGAAGGTCTTAAGTGAGCCGGCAGGGCTGGAACTCGTTTTTATCGATCAGGGCCAGCCCTATGATCCCCTGGCCCGGGAAGAACCGGACATCGATCAGTGCGTAGAGGAGCGAGCCGTGGGCGGGCTGGGAATCTATCTGGTGAAGAAAAACATGGATGAAGTCCATTATGATTATCAACAGGGGAAAAACATTCTCACTTTGCGGAAGTATTTTTAG
- the scpB gene encoding SMC-Scp complex subunit ScpB, with product MPEKERAEISATGLVEAVLFAAGNPMSVKEIAHIMELGVIETQNILTRLQAELDERHSGLTLRQVAGGYQLATRPEAYMTVERLSQVVDRKISAPTMETLSIVAFKQPITKAEIENIRGVRVERALQKLLELELIAEVGRKPVLGRPILYGTTDTFLRCFGINTLADLPELPSTEEAVAALDNDQMELFQEMQHLQEAEKQDTEEME from the coding sequence ATGCCTGAGAAAGAACGAGCAGAAATATCGGCAACAGGGCTGGTGGAGGCGGTGCTGTTTGCGGCAGGCAATCCCATGAGCGTGAAGGAAATCGCCCATATCATGGAGCTGGGCGTGATAGAAACCCAGAATATATTGACCCGCCTGCAGGCAGAACTGGATGAACGGCATAGCGGTCTCACCCTGCGGCAGGTAGCGGGGGGCTATCAACTTGCCACCCGGCCCGAGGCTTATATGACGGTGGAACGGCTCAGCCAGGTCGTGGACCGGAAGATTTCGGCACCGACTATGGAAACCCTGTCCATTGTGGCCTTCAAACAGCCAATCACGAAGGCGGAAATCGAAAATATCCGCGGTGTGCGCGTGGAGCGTGCCCTGCAGAAATTATTGGAATTGGAGCTTATTGCCGAAGTGGGCCGCAAGCCTGTATTGGGGCGGCCGATACTTTATGGTACGACGGATACCTTCCTGCGTTGCTTTGGGATAAACACCCTGGCAGATCTGCCGGAGCTGCCCAGTACAGAAGAGGCTGTGGCAGCGCTGGACAATGATCAGATGGAACTCTTCCAGGAGATGCAGCATTTGCAGGAAGCGGAGAAACAAGATACGGAGGAAATGGAATGA
- a CDS encoding condensation domain-containing protein — MELPRMHVTDLPAAERNVLEQLYGGQMTEDQGYSPNHIVYVRELSAVEKSLFSHTLTIQPVGAILQNLYKLKGRLSPARFTRAVNQMTMKEDALRLNYCAVGGRLLAVVLKERQQNTAVIFRNIEGVDGEELDATLRRIMDADLRQGFDSRNGCLVRFSVFHTNQDEYAVLVTAVQAVLTNFDVRQVFALAMDLPWQESPVQMIASQPSLGTAATSVRDYWSRILDHFPRHCQIPKYMPGGGRIHKQRAYIARVPANILSDLRLRAKSNKRMLLSILQTAWGFLLQMENKCQDVGYCLLVPRRERADSSLGNIPSLVPVRLQVQGKPTVQEMVTKAFQQFVISQPYANMGREDIEAIIGQENKAFDHFLNFCDFFCESRSFGEVTGAPTGKLIMQNSWDGRDSRLGLSFRLENHQLIFTMLYNEGDFPGRNMELLVHEYLLVLQQMLTDWNAPYPDFMQHLQQRQQVENDASGNSEAENRAVMQDYLSRLTLLQECDHGIIQLFMDHAHLVMLFEGDRIAEEQIEENLVFLVSGRVARSIETGDGWYYTLDIQKENSWLNETVLLPERKSRMAAEVLTEQAVILTVALPSAALILEKSPLFAKNIIKHISKQMEKYQRLWIQS; from the coding sequence ATGGAATTGCCAAGAATGCATGTCACAGACTTGCCGGCAGCTGAGCGCAATGTGCTCGAACAGCTTTATGGCGGGCAGATGACGGAGGATCAGGGATACTCGCCAAACCATATCGTCTATGTGCGGGAGCTTTCCGCAGTGGAGAAGTCCCTGTTCAGCCATACGTTGACCATACAGCCTGTAGGCGCCATCCTGCAGAATCTCTATAAATTGAAAGGCAGACTCTCGCCGGCCCGCTTTACCCGGGCGGTGAATCAGATGACGATGAAGGAAGATGCCCTGCGGCTGAATTACTGTGCAGTTGGCGGGCGGCTGCTGGCGGTGGTCCTGAAGGAACGACAGCAGAATACCGCCGTGATTTTCCGCAATATCGAAGGGGTAGATGGTGAGGAACTGGATGCCACCTTGCGGCGGATCATGGATGCTGATCTGCGTCAGGGGTTTGACAGCCGCAATGGCTGTCTCGTGCGTTTTTCCGTCTTCCATACCAATCAGGATGAATACGCTGTGCTGGTGACGGCGGTACAGGCGGTGCTGACCAATTTCGATGTGCGGCAGGTCTTTGCTTTGGCGATGGATCTGCCTTGGCAGGAAAGTCCGGTGCAGATGATAGCGTCACAGCCGTCATTGGGTACTGCCGCGACTTCCGTGCGGGATTATTGGAGCAGGATACTGGACCATTTTCCCCGCCATTGTCAGATCCCTAAATATATGCCAGGGGGTGGCCGTATCCATAAGCAACGGGCTTATATAGCCCGCGTGCCGGCTAATATCCTGTCGGATCTGCGCTTGCGGGCTAAATCCAATAAACGTATGTTATTGTCCATTTTGCAGACAGCCTGGGGCTTTTTGCTGCAGATGGAAAACAAATGCCAGGATGTGGGCTATTGCCTGCTGGTACCCCGCCGTGAACGGGCAGATTCGAGCCTGGGCAATATTCCCAGCCTGGTGCCGGTCCGTTTGCAGGTGCAGGGAAAGCCCACCGTACAGGAAATGGTGACCAAGGCATTCCAGCAATTTGTCATCTCTCAGCCTTATGCCAATATGGGGAGGGAGGATATTGAGGCAATCATTGGACAGGAAAATAAGGCGTTCGATCATTTCCTGAATTTCTGCGACTTTTTCTGTGAGTCCAGATCCTTTGGGGAAGTGACTGGCGCTCCTACGGGCAAGCTGATCATGCAGAATTCCTGGGATGGCCGTGACAGCCGGTTAGGTCTTAGTTTCCGGTTGGAGAATCATCAGCTGATTTTCACCATGCTCTATAATGAAGGGGATTTTCCGGGCAGGAATATGGAACTGTTGGTGCATGAATACCTGCTGGTATTGCAGCAGATGCTGACCGATTGGAATGCACCTTATCCTGATTTCATGCAGCACCTGCAGCAGCGGCAGCAGGTGGAAAATGATGCCTCAGGCAATAGCGAGGCTGAAAACCGGGCTGTTATGCAGGATTATCTGTCCCGTCTCACGCTTTTGCAGGAATGTGATCATGGCATCATCCAGCTCTTTATGGATCATGCTCACCTGGTCATGCTTTTTGAGGGAGACCGTATTGCGGAAGAGCAGATTGAGGAAAACCTCGTCTTTCTGGTATCCGGACGGGTGGCCCGCAGCATCGAAACCGGGGATGGCTGGTATTATACGCTGGATATACAGAAGGAAAACAGTTGGCTTAATGAAACGGTATTGCTGCCCGAGCGGAAAAGCCGCATGGCAGCAGAAGTGCTGACGGAACAGGCTGTCATTCTGACTGTGGCACTGCCTTCAGCGGCCTTGATTTTGGAAAAATCCCCGCTTTTTGCGAAAAATATCATCAAACACATCAGTAAACAGATGGAAAAATATCAGCGCTTATGGATTCAATCTTAA
- a CDS encoding segregation and condensation protein A, with protein MEDYKIKLDAFEGPMDLLMHLIEKNKIDIYDIPIAELTRQYLDYLDRFREFNMEIASSFLVMAATLLQIKSRMMLPKASKEEGEPEEDPRFELVQRILEYRKFKQVSQVLGDMAGVQERFVAREPMELPVHHLPPGNLSLDLLVDAFRTVLSVEEELTIPKALVEPEEYSIKGKMEDIILLLGRSRGKLLFSEAFHSGTRSELIVTFLALLELMKLRTVTVKQQRSFAEIYICVREEEVHA; from the coding sequence ATGGAAGATTACAAGATTAAACTCGATGCCTTTGAAGGCCCTATGGACCTTCTGATGCATCTGATCGAAAAGAACAAGATTGATATCTATGATATTCCCATAGCGGAGCTGACACGGCAGTATTTGGATTACCTGGACAGATTCCGGGAGTTCAATATGGAGATTGCCAGCTCCTTTCTGGTGATGGCGGCAACATTATTGCAGATCAAATCCCGCATGATGCTGCCTAAAGCCTCAAAGGAAGAAGGCGAACCGGAGGAAGATCCCCGCTTTGAACTGGTACAGCGGATTCTGGAATACCGCAAATTCAAGCAGGTGAGCCAGGTGCTGGGGGATATGGCTGGTGTACAGGAGCGGTTTGTGGCCCGGGAGCCCATGGAATTACCGGTACATCACCTGCCGCCAGGAAATCTGTCGCTGGATTTGTTGGTGGATGCTTTCCGCACGGTATTGTCCGTGGAGGAGGAGCTAACCATCCCCAAGGCCTTGGTGGAACCGGAGGAATACAGCATCAAGGGCAAGATGGAGGACATCATCCTGCTCCTAGGCCGCAGCCGGGGTAAATTGCTGTTTTCCGAGGCTTTTCACTCGGGAACGCGCAGCGAACTGATCGTGACTTTTCTGGCGCTGCTGGAATTGATGAAACTCCGGACGGTTACAGTCAAGCAGCAGCGTTCTTTTGCGGAAATCTATATCTGTGTCCGGGAGGAGGAAGTTCATGCCTGA